The following proteins are encoded in a genomic region of Glycine soja cultivar W05 chromosome 17, ASM419377v2, whole genome shotgun sequence:
- the LOC114393672 gene encoding adenine nucleotide transporter BT1, chloroplastic/mitochondrial-like, which yields MGRGRLQGQGVESGNNDIAIRSSGIKFERYSVESKVSPTSLFASIGQAGFGFGISPNPPTATTRDSGTKPPLVNSSTKYVLMPEAGFRSTGFQGLLSGEAVEVDKEGHGMKKKKKMKGFKLKFKIGNPSLRRLMSGAIAGAVSRTAVAPLETIRTHLMVGSCGHSTIQVFQSIMETDGWKGLFRGNFVNIIRVAPSKAIELFAYDTVKKQLSPKPGEQPIIPIPPSSIAGAVAGVSSTLCTYPLELLKTRLTVQRGVYKNLLDAFVRIVQEEGPAELYRGLAPSLIGVIPYAATNYFAYDTLRKAYKKAFKKEEIGNVMTLLIGSAAGAISSSATFPLEVARKHMQAGALNGRQYGNMLHALVSILEKEGVGGLYRGLGPSCLKLVPAAGISFMCYEACKRILVENEQD from the exons ATGGGTAGAGGTAGGTTGCAAGGGCAAGGTGTTGAATCTGGTAACAACGATATAGCAATACGTAGTTCTGGAATCAAGTTTGAACGGTATTCAGTCGAGAGTAAAGTTAGTCCAACTAGTTTATTTGCAAGCATTGGTCAAGCAGGATTTGGTTTTGGGATTTCACCAAATCCTCCAACTGCTACTACTAGAGACAGTGGCACCAAACCTCCGTTGGTTAATTCTTCCACGAAATATGTTTTAATGCCTGAAGCCGGTTTTCGAAGCACGGGGTTTCAAGGGTTATTGAGTGGTGAGGCAGTTGAAGTTGACAAGGAAGGCCATGgcatgaagaagaaaaagaagatgaagGGGTTTAAATTGAAGTTTAAGATTGGGAATCCATCATTGAGGAGGTTGATGAGTGGGGCAATTGCTGGTGCAGTGTCAAGGACAGCCGTGGCACCGTTGGAAACCATAAGGACTCATTTGATGGTGGGGAGCTGTGGGCATAGTACAATTCAAGTGTTTCAATCTATTATGGAGACCGATGGATGGAAGGGCTTGTTCAGAGGCAATTTTGTAAACATCATCCGAGTTGCGCCAAGCAAGGCCATTGAG TTATTTGCATATGACACTGTCAAGAAGCAATTATCTCCGAAACCTGGAGAGCAGCCTATAATCCCAATTCCCCCCTCATCAATTGCGGGTGCTGTTGCTGGTGTTAGCTCTACCCTATGTACATACCCTCTTGAACTACTCAAAACTCGCCTCACTGTTCAG AGAGGGGTGTACAAGAACTTACTCGACGCATTTGTGAGGATCGTTCAAGAGGAAGGTCCTGCAGAATTGTATAGGGGCCTCGCCCCTAGTCTAATTGGTGTAATCCCTTATGCTGCAACAAACTACTTTGCTTATGACACACTTAGAAAAGCTTACAAGAAAGCTTTCAAAAAGGAGGAGATTGGGAATGTGATGACTCTTCTAATTGGATCAGCTGCTGGTGCAATTTCGAGTAGTGCAACATTTCCACTTGAGGTGGCTCGTAAGCATATGCAAGCTGGGGCTCTAAATGGAAGACAATATGGGAACATGCTTCATGCACTTGTGAGTATACTTGAAAAGGAAGGAGTTGGTGGCTTGTATAGAGGTTTGGGACCAAGTTGCTTAAAATTGGTTCCTGCTGCTGGGATTTCTTTCATGTGCTACGAAGCTTGCAAGAGGATACTTGTTGAAAATGAACAAGATTAA
- the LOC114392330 gene encoding DEAD-box ATP-dependent RNA helicase 52B-like, with translation MLWSYASHYVPPQHRTNSFQTLTDDSTSRGGARPRDGGRGGSGSRGFSRPRIPSNRLPVEEPQDGSDAINFDAYESVPVEASGKDVPPPVNTFNEADLDEGLKRNIDRCKYVKPTPVQRHAIPIASAGRDLMACAQTGSGKTAAFCFPIISGILKGRSLSGFSSMPARGAAVAYPTALILSPTRELSCQIRDEANKYAHQTGVKVVVAYGGAPITQQLRLMEKGVDILVATPGRLVDIIERERVSLTKIKYLALDEADRMLDMGFEHQIRKIVEQMQMPSPGIRQTLLFSATFPNDIQKLASDFLSNYIFLSVGRVGSSTELIVQKIELVQDMDKRDHLINHLRRQKVHGANGKHALTLVFVETKRGADVLEGWLLRSGFSAVAIHGDKVQMERERALRSFKSGLTPILVATDVASRGLDIPHVAHVINFDLPRDIDNYVHRIGRTGRAGKSGLATAFFSDKNSPIAKALIGLLQEANQEVPSWLNQYATEGSSSGGGGRGYEAQRYRSGSYGGHDFRNVTEPEVQNYNCYNTNGNAVQFVESYTADDASYVDTSYDIQNSNIDCSFECLHIASSGSYNHTDSCELNGGGGRVEEDGPRGYASIVATGWD, from the exons ATGCTGTGGTCTTATGCCTCGCACTATGTCCCTCCACAACACCGCACTAACAGCTTCCAAACCTTAACCGATGATTCAACCAGCCGTGGTGGCGCTAGACCACGTGACGGTGGCCGCGGTGGTTCCGGCAGCCGTGGGTTTTCTCGTCCCCGCATTCCTTCTAACCGGTTACCCGTGGAGGAACCACAAGACGGCAGCGACGCTATTAACTTCGACGCGTACGAGTCGGTACCGGTGGAGGCGAGTGGGAAGGACGTGCCACCGCCGGTGAACACCTTCAATGAAGCGGACTTGGACGAAGGTTTAAAGAGGAACATCGACCGATGCAAGTATGTGAAACCCACGCCGGTTCAGCGCCACGCGATTCCCATCGCGAGTGCGGGACGCGACCTAATGGCGTGCGCACAGACCGGTTCGGGCAAAACGGCAGCGTTTTGTTTTCCCATTATATCTGGGATTTTGAAGGGTCGTTCTCTTTCTGGGTTTTCATCAATGCCGGCTCGTGGTGCCGCTGTTGCATACCCCACTGCACTTATTCTGTCTCCTACCAGGGAGTTATCATGCCag ATACGCGATGAAGCGAATAAATATGCGCATCAAACTGGAGTGAAGGTTGTTGTTGCCTACGGTGGGGCTCCTATTACTCAGCAG cTGCGCCTTATGGAGAAAGGTGTTGATATATTGGTTGCAACTCCTGGGCGTTTGGTGGATATTATTGAAAGAGAAAGGGTTTCGTTGACAAAGATAAAGTATCTTGCTTTGGATGAGGCTGATCGTATGTTGGACATGGGTTTTGAACACCAAATACGCAAGATTGTGGAGCAAATGCAGATGCCCTCGCCAGGTATTAGGCAAACATTGTTGTTTAGTGCCACGTTTCCTAATGATATACAG AAGCTAGCATCGGACTTTTTATCCAACTACATATTCCTGTCTGTTGGAAGGGTTGGATCGAGTACTGAACTGATTGTGCAGAAGATTGAGCTTGTACAGGATATGGACAAAAGGGACCATCTTATTAATCATCTGCGACGTCAAAAGGTGCATGGGGCAAATGGGAAG CATGCTTTGACTCTTGTATTTGTTGAAACCAAAAGAGGAGCGGATGTTTTAGAAGGTTGGTTGTTGAGAAGTGGCTTTTCAGCTGTTGCCATACATGGTGACAAAGTTCAAATG GAAAGGGAACGGGCTTTAAGATCATTCAAATCTGGTTTGACTCCCATTTTGGTTGCAACTGATGTTGCTTCACGGGGATTGGATATCCCGCATGTGGCTCATGTTATAAACTTTGACTTGCCTAGAGACATTGATAACTACGTACATAGAATTGGAAGAACAGGCCGTGCAGGCAAATCTGGGTTAGCCACTGCCTTCTTCAGCGACAAGAATAGCCCTATTGCAAAGGCTCTTATTGGACTCTTGCAGGAAGCAAACCAAGAAGTTCCATCTTGGCTCAACCAATATGCTACTGAGGGTTCATCATCTGGTGGGGGTGGTCGTGGCTATGAAGCTCAGCGTTACCGCAGTGGCAGTTATGGTGGTCATGATTTCCGGAATGTCACTGAACCTGAGGTGCAGAATTACAACTGCTACAATACCAATGGCAATGCAGTTCAGTTTGTAGAGTCTTACACTGCTGATGATGCCTCTTACGTTGATACCTCCTATGACATCCAAAACTCCAATATAGATTGCTCTTTTGAATGTTTACATATAGCTTCTTCCGGCAGTTATAATCACACTGATTCTTGTGAGTTGAATGGAGGTGGTGGTAGGGTTGAAGAAGATGGGCCACGCGGTTATGCATCTATTGTTGCCACTGGATGGGATTAG
- the LOC114393673 gene encoding ribosome biogenesis regulatory protein homolog, with protein sequence MEAEKQHQFDVDLGNLMAFDSYHTFPSQPPLSREDLTRQCLLKGTHLVQAIADALFTLPSIEDVDGPLVTLPPPTTKLPREKHLPKPKPPTKWEAFAKKKGIQKRKKDKIVYDEQSGTWKRRHGYDRANDEDAIPIIEAKPTDDPEEDPFAKRKENKKNRIEKQEKNRLQNLKEAAKFGALPSHIQLAATALPITGTQAAPKKVTKDELGNVAGIAATATASGGKFDKKLAGEKPQKHEGKYRKFLPVVEGTGIGSLEREQTEKILNKIISKNSHNILNVEKAVTMHNVKKEKKRRSEKGKALASATDKKLKTQKKSFKKGDSKKGKAKGK encoded by the exons ATGGAGGCTGAGAAACAGCACCAGTTTGATGTGGACCTCGGCAACCTCATGGCTTTCGATTCCTATCACACCTTCCCTTCCCAACCACCTCTTTCCAG GGAAGACCTCACCAGGCAGTGTTTACTGAAAGGCACTCACTTGGTTCAAGCTATCGCAGATGCCCTCTTTACCTTACCATCAATCGAAGATGTAGATGGACCCCTTGTCACCTTGCCTCCCCCAACAACTAAATTGCcaagagaaaaacat CTGCCAAAACCAAAACCTCCTACTAAATGGGAAGCTTTTGCCAAAAAGAAAG GCATACAGAAACGGAAGAAAGACAAGATTGTATATGATGAACAGTCTGGAACCTGGAAACGCAGACATGGATATGATCGTGCAAATGATGAAGATGCTATTCCTATCATTGAGGCAAAACCAACTGATG ATCCAGAGGAGGatccttttgccaaaagaaaagaaaataagaagaatagaATTGAAAAACAGGAGAAAAATCGATTACAGAACTTGAAAGAAGCTGCAAAATTTGGTGCTTTACCAAG CCATATTCAGTTGGCTGCTACAGCTTTGCCTATAACAGGAACTCAAGCAGCACCCAAGAAAGTTACAAAGGATGAACTAGGTAATGTAGCAGGAATTGCAGCAACTGCAACAGCTAGTGGGGGGAAATTTGACAAGAAATTGGCAGGTGAAAAGCCTCAGAAACATGAAGGAAAATATCGGAAG TTTCTGCCAGTAGTGGAAGGAACCGGGATAGGATCACTGGAGAGGGAGCAAACTGAGAAAATATTGAACAAGATCATCTCCAAGAATTCTCATAACATACTGAACGTTGAAAAG GCTGTCACAATGCACAATgtgaagaaagagaagaaacgaAGGAGCGAGAAAGGGAAGGCTTTAGCTTCAGCAACTGACAAGAAATTGAAAACtcaaaaaaagtcttttaaaaaggGAGATTCCAAGAAAGGCAAGGccaaaggaaaataa
- the LOC114392175 gene encoding uncharacterized protein LOC114392175: MSGGTPRGGGGLMRQRHSQGYASSGDDLEDDACSRHRPFLAPSPPPRTWIEMLENFLWLASAAFILYFGDQHSNLIYLLCHDNRIRRLPLYLGMIGIGLNTMIFIYTTILVWSARRFDEKWGLKKWEVTSISVLPFATVFGIISFCMFSFALWPIWSFLTLPLLFTLFMACMVVIPCLIFGTLRPQYYDELRTD, encoded by the exons ATGTCTGGTGGAACGCCACGTGGGGGAGGTGGATTAATGAGGCAGAGGCATAGCCAGGGGTATGCAAGCAGTGGTGATGACCTAGAGGATGATGCATGCTCGAGGCACCGCCCCTTTTTGGCCCCGAGTCCTCCGCCTAGGACGTGGATTGAGATGCTGGAAAATTTTCTTTGGCTTGCTTCCGCTGCTTTCATTCTATACTTTGGGGATCAACATTCCAATTTGATATATCTGTTGTGCCATGACAATCGAATTAGAAG ATTGCCTTTATATCTTGGGATGATAGGTATTGGtttgaatacaatgattttcATTTATACAACTATCTTGGTCTGGAGTGCTCGAAGGTTTGATGAAAAATGGGGATTAAAAAAATGGGAAGTAACAAGCATCTCTGTGTTGCCATTTGCCACAGTATTTGGAATCATCTCCTTTTGCAT GTTTTCCTTTGCTTTGTGGCCAATATGGAGTTTCTTGACACTTCCTCTTCTG TTTACACTATTTATGGCTTGCATGGTGGTAATCCCTTGCCTCATTTTTGGGACGCTGCGGCCTCAATATTACGATGAGCTCCGTACAGATTAA
- the LOC114392703 gene encoding NHP2-like protein 1 translates to MTGEAVNPKAYPLADAQLSITILDLVQQAANYKQLKKGANEATKTLNRGISEFVVMAADTEPLEILLHLPLLAEDKNVPYVFVPSKQALGRACGVTRPVIACSVTTNEGSQLKSQIQQLKDAIEKLLI, encoded by the exons ATG ACAGGAGAAGCAGTGAACCCCAAAGCTTACCCTTTGGCGGATGCCCAACTCTCAATAACCATACTAGACCTTGTTCAACAAGCTGCCAACTACAAGCAGCTCAAAAAAGGTGCTAATGAAG CCACTAAAACCCTGAACAGGGGTATCTCTGAATTTGTTGTGATGGCTGCTGATACTGAGCCCCTTGAGATTCTTCTACATCTTCCTCTACTTGCTGAGGATAAG AATGTGCCCTACGTGTTTGTCCCTTCAAAACAAGCACTTGGACGTGCATGTGGGGTCACCAGGCCAGTGATTGCTTGTTCTGTGACAACTAATGAAGGGAGTCAATTGAAATCTCAAATTCAGCAACTAAAG GATGCTATTGAGAAGCTTTTAATCTGA